A region from the Malus domestica chromosome 07, GDT2T_hap1 genome encodes:
- the LOC108173690 gene encoding uncharacterized protein translates to MMVTNTDRRIAAEKLNSYLCPEMEKQLDKLLEVGRHWHISRSSEFVSEVHSYDLVMVDLENGIIHVVNGRLKVSLAHMQLQLSCTTSNAYDYIKDYFTSDYYKSSYSFPIEPIPNIHQPPLDIVKDFSIKPPVTRKQPSRPRVKRIKSNEEEPTSMNYERCK, encoded by the coding sequence ATGATGGTTACCAATACTGACAGACGTATTGCTGCAGAGAAATTGAATTCTTATTTATGCCCCGAAATGGAGAAACAATTGGATAAGTTATTGGAGGTGGGAAGACATTGGCACATTAGTCGGTCAAGCGAGTTTGTATCTGAAGTACATAGTTATGATTTGGTGATGGTGGACTTGGAAAATGGTATTATTCATGTCGTCAATGGCAGGTTAAAGGTTTCCCTTGCTCACATGCAGTTGCAGCTATCGTGCACAACGAGCAATGCTTATGATTACATTAAAGACTATTTCACATCTGATTATTATAAGTCTTCGTATTCTTTTCCAATTGAGCCAATTCCTAACATCCATCAACCCCCACTTGATATAGTGAAGGATTTTTCCATCAAGCCTCCAGTGACAAGAAAACAACCCAGTAGACCAAGAGTCAAGAGGATTAAGTCTAATGAGGAAGAACCAACATCAATGAATTATGAGAGGTGTAAGTAG